The Rosa chinensis cultivar Old Blush chromosome 7, RchiOBHm-V2, whole genome shotgun sequence DNA segment aaaatgGAAAGCACCGTTGTACTAAGTaccccaaatttcaaatttcaagaggcaaccaagactcgagagtggagggaaaactaccgctaaattttttaaggctcagacgacggacaatacttaattccgttgtgcaatgcagttttgataaaaaagttatcactttgttggcattcacacaacagaatgtAACTAGCACCGTTGTATAATAaagcttacttaaacacacaacagatgatttgtgttccgttgtgtgattagtgttgtctgattaactttttgtagtagtgctagTAATACATGATTTGGATTAAATGCCACAATTTGGCAAGCCTGCAAACAAGAAATTTCATATTTGATGAGTTGCAGGTTGATGAATTTACATAGGGTGCAAAGTGATCGGTTGGTACATTACTAGTGTTTGGTTTGATTGCGATTTAAATCACATAGATTTTGTATGGTAATCCAGGAAACTCATCCAAGTGAAGGAGTCAGACATGCTTACGATAATTATGATCACATTTTAGCTAGGCAGAAGGTTTTTCCAAAACCTCTATTCTAAATCATTTCTTCTCCCATATGTACCATTTTTCGTTCTTTTGTAATGTACGGTATGTACTTCATTTTGTGGTTACTTCCATGTAGCACTTGATGTTCTAGAACTTGGCTCATATGACACTTATACCAAAAGTACGTTTGCTTGCGCTTGTTGATTTTCCCCAAGTTTAACGACTTCTAAGCTTGTAGGTGATTTTCCTTGTTTGTCTAAAGTCGATGAGGTGAAGGAAgtggctatttggcagcttaatggttcttcacgagcttgggAGACTTTTGAGCTTTGGAGATATTTCTTCCGTCTGTTTGAAGTCGGTGAGGTGAAGAGATAGGGTATTTGGCAAattgatggttcttcacgagcttgggAGACTTCTGAGCTTTTGGAAAGATTTCTTTTGTCTGTCTACCGtgtcttctcttgatttgagaaggggtatttatagtgtcggtgTCTCCCTCAGTTTTGATTGACTGatttaattatatttgtatAAGGAATATGTCGatcaattataattttattaaatgCTTGATATCAATCAAATTTGATCCAATTGATATGTGCATTTAACATTCGATTTTAATTGAAAtgatcaattgatttaatttgattcACCCTTCAAGATAATAATCAAGATTAAATATCAATTAGCATTAAATTAATATCTCCATGTCATCTACTCGACGAACCTTCTCATATCTCAAGATGGGTCACTCTCCGAATATATTTAAATTTGATGATGCATGAGCTATGTGTACCGTATGTGAGACAGATGTGCCAGTTAAACTTGGTTGGTCACAATTTCAAGGATTAATCAATTCATTTAGTgaattttttcattaaattttttgtgTCTACAGTAAATTATTCCAAAAGAACTCAGTTCACCATTTTGCTCATGTACCTCACTCATAATTGTTATTCACCGTACCTCAGTGAATTCTGTACAATCCTTAATTTGTTTATGACACATATTGCACTCATGTGTCTAAATGTTGAAGGTTGGTGATGTAGCTGAATATGCATTGTTGATTGATCTAACCCATCGATGTGCCTACGTACATATCTAGATTTGAAAAACAGGTTCCAAGGGATTCCAACATCCATCCCCTAAACCCGGTGAGAGTAAAGAGATCAGTTGGCATGATCAGGAATTCAGGATTATGTTTGAGCAAATTATTGCCCGCAGTATGCAACTATGCATATACTTAATTCTCAACAATTCTCTCTATACACCTCTACATGTGCTGAAATTGTCTTGAAGATTACTTGGCCAGTATCTTGGGCAGAGTTTGACTCTTACCCTCCCGTCTTACTCCCTTGAACAGAATGCTTAATAGTAAAAGCTCAATGTAGAATCATAGATAAATTCACAGTTCAATGTTGCACCGTACCTACTTCATAATACGTACTGCTTTATTATTCATGCAAGTACAATCAAAGTAGGTATAATTAGCTTTGCCCTTCCTACCAGTCATTATTGACTGCATTACCTGGATTAAGTAATTATGTGTGCGTGTGTTTTTCGTGGGTAATTTTCACATGTGCTTTCGGTTAGTAACATGACTACTCACTCTACTAAGGTTGGTTCCAAGTTTTGGTTGTCTTGACTGCCACCACCACCGTCATCGATCTACCGTGAAAACACCTCCACCTGCCAACACCAATTTCAATAATATCCCATTTCTAATCAcatctttatttttctatataTCATCCAATCCCAAATCCCATCACCACTCCCCCATTCTCTATTCTGAAGTTGCAATAACTCCCTTATAAACAGTAGATTGATTTGGCTTATGAATAGTGCACTGGCCATTTTGCCGTTCCTTTTTAGCCGTATTTATCGTTTTGTCATACCTTCCGTTTTTCCTCGCACGTTACAAACTCTTTCTGCGTGTATATAACCCAACCTCCACCGCTTCCCGCCTGGCTGTGAAATCCTTCGCCGGCATTGCATAGTGATTTCTTTACACACTAACCTGCTCATCGACTGCTGAAAGTTCATCAGAGCTCGGATTCAATATAGAACTGGCCAAGCAAGGTATTAACCCTTCCTCTTGCTGTGCGTTTTCTGTGATCGTTATGGCTCGCGTCCTGGGTTggttaattaattggttatgtgTCTGTTCAATTTGAGGTTTTTCGATAAATATTGTTGCTGCTTCTCAGTTCAAATAGGATTTATTTATGCAATATGGTTAACTTGAACTATACATTTATGTTTATTGTCGGATTGCATTTGATATtgtggcattttttttttttgggggtgtGTGGATTTTCATCGtgttttttgtttctgggttaGCTTGCTATAATAAGTTTATTTGCACGATGTTCAGCTTGCAGTATATTCTGGTGAAGAATATGAAGGCAGGCTAAACAATATTCCAACAATCTGAGCTgttgttatttctttttgggGGGTGAAAATTTCACCCCCAAAATTACAAACCACacccacctttcattttttaaataatatttcATGTCTCTCTCTTTATACTTCCTAAAACACCCTCGTTTTCACCCCCAAAATTACAAACCACacccacctttcattttttaaataatatttcATGTCTCTCTCTTTATACTTCCTAAAACACCCTCgggtcttttcttctctctttctcccctCCCCTCTCTCTTCAGACCACCACCaacgtcctctctctctctctctctctctctctctctctctctctctctctctctctctctctctctctctctctctctcactgttCTCTACAACCAAAATTATCCAAGTTGGGTACCTTTTCTACGGCGCCGTCACCGTCACTCAACCCTCGGCGGTGCTCGCTCTCCCCTGGCCCCGGCCAGCGATCTCTTTCTCTTCTGGCCagcgatttctctctctctctctctccctgtgGAAATCCCCAACTTTGtcttcttccattctctcttcctctctataTAGTTCTCTCTTTCATGACGCCTCTCTAACCCTAGCGCCCTTTTTATTGTCTCCCACCCATGATCTTAACGTGCACTGACGGATCACGAATCCCAATCCAAACCCCTTATGGGGAGAAACCGAACCCAGCCCATTTCCTCCCCTCGCCGGTGCCTGATTGCCGGAAACTACTGCCACGACGTTCTCATCCacgacgacgtcgttttggcaGAGACGCTCGGCGGGGCCGCTTCTTTCATCTCCAACTTGTTCGACGGCGTTTCCGTGAGCTACAATCTGGTATCAAAAGTCGGGTCAGATTTTGCTTACTCGGTCCACCGCGACCCGATTGTGGTATCCGATTGCAGGACGACTCTGTCCCACGCGCATTTTGATTCTAGAATCGAAGGGGAAGGCCAGCAGGATCGGGTTCTGAAGAGGGTGGCCTGCGACCCGATTTGCCCCTCGGATCTGCCCGAATCCAGGTTTGATTTCGGAATGGCAATTGTGGTCGGCGGCGAGATTACGGTGGAGAGGGTTGGGAACTGGTGGAGATTTGCGGCACTGTGTTTGTGGACATTCAGGCTCTGTTTCGGGTTTTTGATGGGGCTGTGAAGCTTGTGGGTTTGAAAGAGAGTAGGTTCTTTCACCTCTTGCTGcccaggagagagagagagagagagagagagagagagagagagagagatcgctGGCCAGGGCCAGGGGAGGGCAAGCACCGCCGAGGGCTGAGCGACGGTGACGGCGCCGTAGAAGAGGTACCCAACTTGGATAATTTTGGTTGTAGAGaacagtgtgtgtgtgtgtgagagagagacagagagagagagagagagagagagaggaccttgGGGGTGGTCTGAAGAGAGAGGGGaggggagaaagagagaagaaaagacccGAGGGTGTTTTAGGAAGTATAAAGAGAGAGACATgaaatattatttaaaaaatgaaaggtgggtgtggtttgcaattttgggggtgcaaatttcaccccccttgTTTTTTGACTAAATTATGCTTACTACTCTGTACTTTTACTtttaagggttcatcagttcagttcctgcacttctaatttaatcagcaAAGTCCTTGCAcacttcaatttcatcaaatcgattaAATCTGTCATCACTCCTTCAATTTTCgaaaaaaatttccaaactacccatctgcattcacaacactaACGCGTCGGCGGCTGTTTAGCGATAGGTAGTTTGGGAATTTTTCCTGTGAGAAGGTCCCACATCAGCATTTTAACagcgaaaattgacggaataatGATGGActtgatcgatttgatgaaattggagagtgtaaggacttttctgattaaattagaagtacagggactgaactgatgaacccttaaaAGTAGTAAGCAAAATTTAATCCTCTGTTTTTCCTTCTTATTCAAAAGGAATATAAATTGTAATCTTCTCATCACCTGTCAAGATGTTCAATTATCTAATTTCAGGTCAGTAATTCATACTTGAATGTCCCCGTTTGTGAGATCTCATTGTCTAAATTCTATATATTTGTGCTGCCTTCATACTCTCTGTTTATTTTTAAGTAATACAATTACCTTTTTCCTGATTAAATATAAATGGCTTCTCTACATTGTAAGTAGCTACTCTCTTTGTTCTTCAATTTGAAATCTTTATTTGCTCGCTATTTAACCCACTACTGATTCATTGCTGATAAGTGTTTGTTGCTTGTGAATTTGGACTCTGGAGCCTAGAATCTGATCTGGGTTTTATCTGTTTTCGGTGTCTGGGGCTTAATTTCGGATTGGGTATCTGGGGTTTTGTTCTTTGGTGGTTTGCAAATTTGGTTATTGGGATTGGGTATACTGGATTATTGTTTCTTATGCAAGGAGATATTTCTGGGTACTAATTGCAGCACCAGGCAATAATTTTGATCCGTTTATCCCATAGAAATGTGTACATTTaagtttagggtttttgtccatttaccccatttctagggatttttttcccacttatcccattaagtttttttaattccctcttacccaatacactctaagggactcttccctaataccccattaagattttttttttgtttttaatttttttttaataccattttacccctcacccttttgttacttagagagagagagagaaaccatatgagACTTCGACGGAGCCCGTCACGAGCCCTCGGAATcctgtcaccggccgccggattcagcccaactttcgccggattccgatcaccgatcgccggattccggccaactttcgcctgattccggtcaccggattccggccaactttcccctaatagacgtctattgccctccaatagacgtctatcagccatgtattgcccctaaatagacgtctattgccccccaatagaggtctatcagccatgtattgcccctcaataggcgtctgttgccccccaatacaatagacatctattgccccccaatagacgtttcgattatcgaaatgggaactaatcttcctataattagacaaataaagctttgattgaagaaaaaaaagaggagattacatcaatttaaaacgtgtattgccccccaatagatgtgtattgacccccaatagacatttaacaaacgtctattgccctccaatagtctttttctttttcttttttctttccttctattcttttgccctcattttatccaaaaaaagaagaaacagagtaTGTATGCCCACAATTTCACAAAAGCAAAAGAGATGACCAATTAACTTCAAATTTCTTAGCCCTCAGCAACCTTTTCatgctccattttttttttttttggacaatagAACCATTAcaacagaagaagaaacagagtaTGTTttcctcctcaaaaaaaaaaaaaaaaaaaaaatcctacgCTTTTGAAACAGAGAGAAGCAAGATGCCCGAACCCGAAACAATTCGGAACCTTACTGCTGGAATCGAAACGCTCAGTTCATGGTTCAGACGCCGGTGATTCCTACGCCCAGTTCATGTGTTCACCGTTCCAGGTAGACCTGCTGGACTCAAGGACGTGGTTCAGACGCTAGTGAAGTCTCCGGTGGGGCGGAGGCAGGCACGATCGCGATCTGGGGAGGAAGTCAGGAACTGAGGCCGCGCCATGAActtctcgagcaaaatcttaGATGCAGATTTGGAGGTGACGTAGATGCAAATCGTCGTCCAAGGCAGatcgaggaagaagagagagagagagattgatgatgaGAGAAGAGGGCCGAGGCGGAAGAAAAGCAGATCGAGGATCAACTAACCGAGATTTGCCGGAAGCCGGCTGAGGCAGTAGttctgcagagagagagagatagaggagagagaaagagagagggcgAGAGGGAGACAGCGAGGGAGATAGAGTGGGATGTAGTTTTCAATTTTATGGAGGCCAAAATCGTCATTTAGCTATTAAATGGGGTTAATGGGAACAAAATTCTCTTGATGGTGTAAGTGGACTACTTTTAAGTCATTTTGGTGCTATGGGTCAAGGTCCCTTAAGTTTATCCATACTGGAAGCCTGAATTGGGGACGGCTCTTTGTTTTGTTACTaacttattaatttttttaatgggAGCTAAGAAGATTTTGCCAGAGCTACTAACCTGATgttcaaagaaattaaaaattttcATCTTTGCCTCAACTGAGAAGTCAAGCATATTAATCTAGGTTTGTTTTTCACTAGtttgattttcaaaaaaaaaaaacaataataataataataataaaattaacaCAATTGCTGCAATGCAGTATGATATTAGCGCCTCATAATACCTGATAAAATTAGATTTTTCTATCCAAATGAAGTACACAGCCGACATTGTAGTCATTTTCTACAATCTTCAGAATCTGCTGCTGTTGGAACAGATCATGTGATTGAAGCTTTCACTGAGATATTGTAATGCTAAAAAGATTGTGAAAAAAGAGCATGGATTTGCCTTTTACTTGGTTGTTTAAATTTTCTAACAAACTTTTGTGATTTGTATATAAAGAACATCTCGCTCTTTTTGAAAAATGTAAATACAGAAACATGGCTAAAATACAGCTGAGACATCAATCCCTGATCCATTTTTGAAATATGTATTTATTTAAGTCTGGTCAGAATACTAGATTTCATAATATGTAAAACAATAGCATATTCAGTTAATATTTGTTAGATTGTGATTACAATCTATTGCATATTACATTGAGGGggggaaaaacaaacaaaaaaacagacccgcagcatcgcgcagGGGACTTGCCTAGTTTTCAACTATAACCAACGATCACAATCACATCCTTCAGTTTTTTCCTGCACGGATACGCCCGTACCGATACGATATACGGGTTGGATACGCTCGCATCTGACTTGGATACGTTTTTTTGTAAATAAGTTGTATTCCTTTATTCTGCTTCTTGGCCTGGTAGTGCAGGTTTCAGCAGCCGAGGTAAATCTATTGCATGTTTTGAACGAACTGAACATGCATTCTGCATCTTTTTTAATCCCTTAATTTCTTAATCTTCTTAGTAATGCCCTCACTTTGCATCTCAAAGAGACTCTTTCAATGTGGTGAGAACGAAATAGTGAAAAAAGTGTTCAAAGCACTCGATTTTGGTGAACTCTATTATCAACTTTACATTAAATTGTTTTAACTTTGAGTTTTTAGTTGAAAAttcgaaaggaaaaaaaaaatagagagattgTTGTTGGATTAAAATTGGCTTGCCTTAACAGTCTATGTTGACAACAAATTCGACTAAAATTGGATAGTGTTCTAGAAGATGATCTTTGTAGAATTGATTCAGCAATGCCCTTGTTTACATAATAACTAGTAAAGTAGTGAACTTTCCTAGACCAAGTACCTAGTGGGTTCATTGAAATATTGGTGTTACTTATTTTGATTACCTTCTTTTGGTTCCACAATTTTTATTTGCTTGAATCTTTTGTTCCAGTTAAGAGTTGAAACACTCCAAAATATTAGTGATATTGGCATCCAACACTCCACAATTGTGGTTGATAGTGTGCTTAATTATCATACAAGGTTAGAATTCGCTTGATACAGCCCATGGTATGTTAGATTTTGATTTACAGCCCGAATTGGCATCCAACGGTATCTGAAATGGGGCTTCTCAACATTATTCGAGAAAttaaaaggaaggaaaaacaaaTTCGTCTACTCATGGTGTAAGTCTCGCTCTATAATACACACACTATATGAGAATTTAATGGCTGCCTCATTTATTTGattcttgttgtttttgttgATGCAGTGGGCTTGACAATTCGGGCAAGACTACTATTGCGCTCACGATTAATGGgagtagggatggcaaaaatcctcatcgggtagggtacccatagggtattcgaccctaatggggagaaattcggggaaaatcgggtaacggggatggggatccccagtattcgaattttgaaatcgggtacggggcggggatggtattttgatccccatccccatacccacccaataagaattataagaaatacatatatatatttattatatatatatttttgatattatttataaataaatatttatgtaaacttaatctttttgtcaatatttaaattctgttaataaatatgttcaaaaaaaggaagattcttttaataaaagatttttatcaacatgttaattttccttgattgaaataagaaatttattttattttgatgttcaattttaacttcatattttacaattcataattgtttgtataaatttttatataataaattggtAATATTGTtaatggggattggggcgggtatggggacctaatccccaatggggacggagacggggaatccccagtatcttattacggggattggggaGGGTATGGGGATGaagaatga contains these protein-coding regions:
- the LOC112178002 gene encoding inositol 3-kinase-like — translated: MGRNRTQPISSPRRCLIAGNYCHDVLIHDDVVLAETLGGAASFISNLFDGVSVSYNLVSKVGSDFAYSVHRDPIVVSDCRTTLSHAHFDSRIEGEGQQDRVLKRVACDPICPSDLPESRFDFGMAIVVGGEITVERVGNWWRFAALCLWTFRLCFGFLMGL